A single Anatilimnocola floriformis DNA region contains:
- a CDS encoding NRDE family protein translates to MCLLAIQYRSVPEAPILVAANREEAYDRPSLVPAIQPGKPRVLSGVDARHGGTWLGVNQNGLFVGACNRPKALATLGPRSRGLLCKELLRVNSARQAVDLAMEELLSGKYEGVNFVIADAESGWVVHGSEDPEVDELQEGLNIISSYDVNDPRDERQKLARRLLTLQTLDSAVKFLAVASKAFARPPASPDRPGMVVAGKERGTVSSTLIALGKKPRDAIFQYAAGSPETARYEDYSPLLRDILSRGLRESRTRAKA, encoded by the coding sequence ATGTGTCTGCTCGCTATTCAATACCGCTCGGTACCGGAGGCGCCCATTTTGGTCGCCGCGAACCGAGAGGAAGCATACGACCGACCCTCGCTGGTCCCGGCAATTCAGCCCGGCAAGCCGCGAGTGTTGTCGGGCGTAGACGCTCGTCACGGTGGCACGTGGCTGGGTGTGAATCAGAACGGCCTGTTTGTCGGTGCTTGCAACCGACCGAAGGCTCTTGCCACCTTAGGCCCGCGCTCCCGCGGCCTGCTCTGCAAAGAACTTCTCCGCGTGAACTCGGCCCGTCAGGCTGTCGACCTCGCGATGGAAGAACTTCTCTCCGGTAAATACGAAGGGGTCAACTTTGTCATCGCCGACGCCGAATCTGGCTGGGTGGTACACGGTAGTGAAGACCCGGAAGTGGATGAACTGCAAGAAGGTCTGAACATCATCTCGAGCTACGATGTGAACGATCCGCGCGACGAACGCCAAAAGCTCGCTCGCCGGCTCCTCACTCTTCAGACGCTCGACTCGGCGGTGAAGTTCCTGGCGGTTGCCAGCAAAGCCTTTGCCCGTCCCCCAGCCAGCCCTGATCGGCCCGGCATGGTGGTGGCAGGCAAGGAACGCGGCACGGTCAGCTCGACCTTGATTGCCCTCGGCAAAAAGCCGCGCGACGCCATCTTCCAATACGCGGCCGGTTCGCCCGAAACGGCCCGCTACGAAGATTACTCGCCGCTGCTCCGCGACATCCTCAGCCGCGGTCTGCGTGAGTCACGCACCCGAGCCAAGGCCTAG
- a CDS encoding Gfo/Idh/MocA family protein yields MADFSAANPVKIAIVGAGAVSDYHHVPGIRIDPRAKLVAVCDASTELLEKRKKDWGIEKVTTDFEALCADPGVDAIIIATPNDTHRAITLAAAKHGKHVMCEKPLGLTAQEVRDMYHACRDAKVVHMTAFTYRFAPSMRYMKHLAASGKLGELRHFRSQRFLDWPETSWGWRQYKARAGAGDLFDMTIHRIDFALDLLGPVKTLSGAVARFVPRTKTVDGKDCAPSEVDDWSCILGEFASGATGVWEGTTLAKGYGFKGFGHEWAEINGSEYSVVYRLHMPNQLMMGKTGQDLAPVDVPAEFLVPAGSPRKANEGEPATVFRYDLVWEFVDAIVNKREAVPSFYDGLAAQVIADATLQSHAERRWIDIPNEPR; encoded by the coding sequence ATGGCTGACTTCTCTGCGGCAAACCCTGTCAAAATTGCGATCGTCGGCGCAGGGGCCGTGAGCGACTACCACCACGTCCCTGGCATTCGGATCGATCCGCGCGCCAAACTCGTTGCCGTTTGCGACGCCAGCACCGAGCTCCTTGAGAAACGGAAGAAGGACTGGGGCATCGAAAAAGTAACCACCGACTTCGAAGCCCTCTGCGCCGATCCGGGCGTCGATGCCATCATCATTGCCACGCCGAACGATACTCACCGGGCGATCACCCTGGCTGCGGCCAAGCATGGCAAGCATGTGATGTGCGAAAAGCCGCTGGGCCTCACCGCCCAGGAAGTGCGCGACATGTATCATGCCTGCCGCGACGCCAAAGTAGTACACATGACGGCGTTCACTTATCGCTTCGCTCCCTCGATGCGGTACATGAAGCATCTCGCCGCCAGCGGCAAGCTCGGCGAACTCCGGCACTTTCGTAGCCAACGATTTCTCGACTGGCCGGAAACGAGTTGGGGCTGGCGGCAATACAAAGCTCGCGCCGGCGCTGGCGATCTCTTCGATATGACGATCCACCGCATCGACTTCGCCCTCGACCTGCTCGGCCCGGTGAAGACGCTCAGCGGCGCCGTTGCTCGCTTTGTCCCTCGCACCAAGACCGTCGATGGCAAAGACTGTGCGCCGTCGGAAGTCGATGACTGGTCGTGCATCCTCGGCGAATTCGCCAGCGGCGCGACCGGCGTGTGGGAAGGGACGACGCTCGCCAAGGGCTACGGCTTCAAGGGCTTCGGCCACGAATGGGCCGAAATCAACGGCAGCGAGTACTCCGTCGTTTATCGCCTCCACATGCCGAACCAACTGATGATGGGCAAAACCGGCCAGGACCTGGCTCCCGTCGATGTCCCCGCCGAGTTCCTCGTTCCCGCCGGCAGCCCGCGCAAGGCGAACGAAGGGGAACCGGCCACGGTCTTCCGCTACGACCTCGTCTGGGAATTCGTCGACGCCATCGTCAACAAGCGCGAAGCCGTCCCGAGCTTCTACGACGGCTTAGCCGCTCAGGTCATCGCCGATGCCACGCTGCAATCGCACGCCGAACGCCGGTGGATCGATATCCCAAACGAACCTCGCTAA